The nucleotide window ttaccaaaccgttcccttaacccccgaccaggtagccaacatacctccatatagaccgtggagatatgaatggtgaaaatcttttattttatgtagacagtaaaataatgccaagacaccacggacaaacgataaggaagaatcacattcaacataagcaactagttattaaagtcattaatacaaaaccaattaagaagtgcaaaagattaaaaataaaaagtattatactaaacatttgtcttcaccaagtgatgtaagagacttaggcaaacatggccttgattgtcaagaactcttacgatcaatcttggatcccgagacgactcacacactctatgatggataatggatgatggtggtggatgatggtgttgtgatggtggtgggtggtggatgaagtgtgatagaggtggtgtgccaaggggtgagttgcaatgaatccaagcactcctatttataggctgaacagaggcctgggcacggccccgtgtccgctgggcacggccccgtgcctgtctgacactatctctcctcattaattgtaatttgcaattacaattaatgtgcctgcagtaatttatatgttgtattttacacacatcaaatatccacacacttgaatttttgcttgtccttaagcaaaactctttaatatgtggcttacactcccaaatggaatgggtagaagataaggttttgggcttgtcatagagtgtcgggattttccaagattgtttaggttttatttttacttatttacaatcctattcgtcatgatttattaaaaaattttcataaggtaaattatttattaaggcatagcatacctttctaaaattccatttatatacaagtttacatacctcacgggagaaatcactcacactcagccgaaggtgtatttttagtgaatcactcgagagcggcatggaacttattcctaccataagcttgccaagcaatcaatcctcctcccttttaactttatacctttgtaaatatcaagaggacttttcgggtgaagggttaggcttgggctaaaggtgggtggttgggttagtggttaatAGAAAAAGGGcaaaaatcgtaaaaagcgtcggttttcgtaaaacattttgtttttgtgactttttattttcaatgaagtatttattcaaacaagcttttgtttgaggcgctttgtttgtttatttctaacttcattgtaatttttttttgtcacacgaagaccgagcttgttactaaaataaaaggtaaaaataaaaagggtttttggtgggtaaaaagggttttgggttaagaaatgaaaaggtttaggctcaaagggactaactagggggaatttttgggtaggtgaaaaggaaaataaaaataatggtgttgaaagaaaaaaggttagtcctaatgcctccatcatttacttacttgggtttaagttggtaaggaccgggaatgaattgtcgtggcaagttctagagtcgtaagaacctagcggctattcacacaagaaacgaaaaatgagcatttagcgtaaagatgtatatttgtatgctcaataaaggctcaaaactcacttttgtgggaatgagtttttatgtgatcaagtatatataatcgaattttaactaagcttgtcatgccgtttcataattttcttatgttggttctttttatcacgacgctatcggttgtaaactaataaaaatataaccttgttagttttagaattcccaacttaaacttagaaaagtaaaaaaattaaaattttttgaaaaaaaaaatttggggtgattagcggttccaatagagttttgtgtaaggcttgttattaggacttgcaaaattcaaggttttagcatctcccccccccccccacttaaattacacattgtcctcaatgtgtcccaaaaataatttttttaggttgactgaatgtgcaaaatggtgttaaaagcaaaatatttacgttactggcagtctggacacggccccgtgttcaggtgccagtaacaataattaaagaaaagaagcagaagcctggacacgggggcgtgttcggtgaacacggcccgtgtccagttacctgaactgggcatttgtctgcaggatgttcagcacggggccgtgttggctgggcacgacccgtgctgaacttactgtaatggagaaattgttgtcggatggccttgttttcgtgcatggggttatgtttctcgtttcccttgtcatccttgaccaccatgagtgtgttttattcctgcaaattaaaactaaaagattaaacttaaactaaggatagttccgtggattgcctccgtggtgcgccacgtttataagggtccttggctagacccaaggcaaggttatatgttttctgagcgggatgttttgcatcccatgttgcaccgtcggagagtatcatccaaactcgaatcaataaccttcatgtaactgaccgggtcatcgtcctctattctcttcccaaccccgaactttacttcatcatccccatatttcaaagtgagtgttccgtcattcatgtctaccactgcttgtgcggtggcgagaaatggtctccctagtatgagggggaccttggtgtcttcttccatatcaagtatgacaaagtcggtcgggtagacgaaattgtcgaccttgactaggagattttcaatgacaccttgcgggaacttgacggatcgatcagcaagttgtatgctcatttttgtaggactcgtttttcctaggccgagtcttttgaacattgatgagggcatgaggttaatgctagccccaaggtcggctagtgcattacgaacgggggagtccccaATCGAGCagggaattgtgaagcttccgggatcgattttctattgggggagtttgttgagtacgagggcagagcatttttcgcctaagttaactaattgcaatgtttcaattttccttttatgagtgagaaagtccctcatgaacttagagtatttaggcatttgggttaggacgtcaatgaaaggaatgttgacatgcaattgttttagtagactttcgaattttgcgaattgctcattggtcttttgacggattaacctaccggggtacggaactcgaggagccttggtagacTCTGATGAGGGAGGGGAACCCTTCTCTTGTAAGGGCGGTGTTACGGTCTCCTCGGTAGGCGGAGGGCCTTCCGTAGGACCCACGGTGCGGTTCCGTAGTGTTATGAGAtaaacttgcgcctttgggtttgtttcggtattgcttggtaacgcgccttgtggtctctcggagaaattttgtgctagttgacttatttgtttttcgatgttttgaatactagcttgttgatttttaaaatttgattctaattgtagaaacctatccgagtttttcttttcagtgtcggagatgaggcgagatatagtatcttcaagcctttctcgtccaccttgttgctgagggaaattttgtgactcatttcttggttgttgaaagtttgttcgttggtttacgctttgttggttactaccattgccgggttctctcaaaccaaggttagggtgatttcgccatccttggttgtaggtgcccgttggaggacctgacggcctaggtctattatcaatgtagtttaccgattcttgttgatcgtctgtttctttcatacaactccaattttcatgtggcccaccacacccttcacaatccataaccgagaccgtttttgtcatttccaattttttttttttttatttttgaagaaagggcctcgatttgggcttgtaaagaagtgctttcatcaaccttatgggcgcccgaggcaatggatttattgcctcggggagtgtgccactgaaaattggtttgagcaatttcctcaatttgattatatatttcatgcgggcggcgattacctaaaagtcccccggagctagagtcaagtgtttgccttgtgtgtggcaacatcccattatagaaagtggatacttgttgccatatcgcaaggccttGATGTGGACACTTttgcaatagctccttgaacctttcccaagtttcatataaggattccccgtcctcttgtgaatatgtattaatttcagtcattaatttagccgttttagcgggagggaaatacttatatagaaatttttgggctagttcatcctaggtgtttaccgatccagctgggagggcgttaagccaagcttttgctcggtcttttagtgaaaaaggaaacattcggaggcggatggcgtcatttgatgcttcattgatccgaaaggtatcacatatttatatgaaattagtaatatgtagatggggatcctcgtccgcaagcccatggaaggttgcagagttttgaagcatctgtatcaaatgcggccgaagttcgaagttattggcttcaacattcggtgcattgatagcggcgccgagattacctacggtgggtcgtagataatccatgagggtacgttggtccgccattggaagtgggttccCCGAAACCTTCTATTGGcttttagcttttagtctttttctgagaaagcgttcgggttcttctagaggttcttttatgtctttattagaactggagctcatacactacgtagaagtGTCGTCTGtttccaagtcctgcaacaaaaacaaaaaagactgttggtcagaaggttcaccacggccccgtgctcagttaacacggcccgtggtcggagttacggtgattgttttccagatcccagttaatGGAGagtttggacacggccccgtgttgcaccgacacggccccgtggtcagccttctgtaacttggaaaactaaaaactgtcAGTAATAatgttgggcacggcccgtgtccgaccaggcacggcccgtgctgagcgctgcagaagctgaaaaactaagaaaatcctaaaaaaattaaaagaaaataaaaaaaaatgattaggccgttgattcctaactttcttaaaatccttgtgtccccggcagcggcgcaaaaaacttgatgcgcgtgtaatgtaatatattttagatatatattttaagccatttttacactttttagccaagttttaaatttataaaacacgatatttactaacactaaacacacatatgggcaagtgcacccatcgtggacgtagtatagtgttggtaagataccgaggtcatccaaggacacaagagcttttagtactggtttatcctcaacgtctaatccaatcaaaatgttagaaaaagatttttaaactaaaaataaaactaactaaatgctgaaaaataaataaaaataaaaacagatagacaagatgaatcacttgtatccgactcgtgtattagtataacctttgattattttcgcacttttgcacttgtttaagagattatcttagttattatagtaggcccctcttttgaaggcgacgttaccctcaacccagtagtttgagtcagcaaggatacaatcttaaagggtcggattattgaaagataattaattaagttattaatgcaaattatggtaggcccctattttggaggtgacgttaccctcgactaagtagtctgagtcagcagggatacagtcctaaatagccgggttatagtattaatagtagttaacttatgagggaatcaaagagtttggacccccgccatccaatacctttgggtattgaaggaggtcctactaaatttgacccaggtcccttgcaggacctctaaacgctgaacaagggcaagacccttaccaaaccgttcccttaacccccgaccaggtagccaacatacctccatatagaccgtggagatatgaatggtgaaaatcttttattttatatagacagtaaaataatgccaagacaccacggacaaacgataaggaagcatcaccttcaacataagcaactagttattaaagtcattaatacaaaaccaattaagaagtgcaaaagattaaaaataaaaagtattatactaaacacttgtcttcaccaagtgatgtaagagacttaggcaaacatggccttgattgtcaagaactcttacgattaatcttggatcccgagacgactcacacactctatgatggataatggatgatggtggtggatgatggtgttgtgatggtggtgggtggtggatgaagcgtgagagaggtggtgtgccaagggatgagttgcaatgaatccaagcactcctatttataggctgaacagaggcctgggcacggccccgtcaggtcatatttgtcttataaaatatggcatttatttataaaaaagaaacgATCATTTTGCCCCTatggaaaatgacaaaataacaggattttataagacaaatatgacctgatttcatttttggaccaaaatggcatcaaaattgaaaccatagggaGCCAGATgcaaaaaatttgagttttggactaaagtgacaaaattgaccaaaccacatgaaccaaaatggcagtttactctatttattttagagttaattgccaaaatcgtccctgaggtttgggcaggtttgccattttcgtccaaaatgatacttttgtaccaaattgcccccaacgtttgtaactttttgccattttcatccaaatcactaacttagtttattttttctgttaagttgagaaTATTTAGAtaaaactggcaaatataaaaccacaggaacgattttggcaatttactcaaactcttttaaatttcttttatttaattaattttgttacatatataataaaaaagaatatacatacaacttttatatgaaaaaaaaaagaatagctTTGtgacataatttttataaattttcatccaaccactaactaagttaatttttctattaaggcgaaggatgtttataaactaagacttcaattaatttctaattttttatagatcagttttacaaaaataaaatctacttaaacctctaaattttataaaactaaaatactggtgaccttattgaaaaaggtcaaataaaaaatcttatcataggtagtttataatttattttctactcttttaaattcgctcctaaggaaaaacagaagCCAATGCCCCCCCCTctatcaaacaacgtatcgttaacagaaaaaataaactaagttagtggtttggatgaaaatgcaaaaagttacaaacgttgggggcagtttggtacaaaagtgttattttggatgaaaatggcaaacctacccaaaccttagggacgattttGTCAATTAACTCTTTATTTTATGCATTTCTCAATAAACTTGGAAAAATGAGCTCACCTATCGACCTGAACTTtaggggtgtttggcctagcttttttaacaaagcttataactttttttagttttttttacaaaataagcttaatttgatgtttggtttagctttttaagcttatgcttattagcttatataagctaatttgaataagcttatttgatgatggttttttagcttatttgaagaaACCTTCTTTATGTAAGGACAAATGATATAAATAAactataagctaatccaaacacatTAAAAAGAGCTTataaaatgataaaaaataagttataagctagtttaaaatataagcataagccaaaaaataaaaaaactaggACAAACACCCCTTTTTATGGTCTCCGTAACTCAAATAAAACCCACTTCATCAAACCACTTCACacccactttctctctctctctctgactTCATCTCTCCCAAAAGGTTTAACCTTCATCCATGGCTGCTTTACTTGTTTCCatgctcatcatcatcatctccatGGCTGCTCAATCAAGTACACACATTTCCTCTCAAACACCCTTCCTTCCTTCTACTTTCCCACATTTTTCTACATGTATTATATGTCATAACTTTAAACATGTAGATCTGATCTGAACATTCACAAATGTGTGTATTTTTGTGTGAAGGTGCTACATGGTGTGTGTGTAAAAAAGGTGGACAAGATAAAGTGCTACAACAAGCCATAGACTACGCTTGTGGTAACGGAGCTGACTGCACCCAGACGCACCAAGGTGGCAAGTGTTTCAACCCTGACACCATTCTTGACCATTGTAACTATGCAGTCAATAGTTATTTTCAGAACAAGGGCCAGGCCCCTGGCTCATGTGATTTCTCCGGTGCAGCCATGGTCACTACCACAGATCCCAGTTAGTgtctccttttttttttttgttttaagttgattaaattaattatttatttatttttagttagtTTACTTATTTTTTTATGTTAGGTGCTAATGGGTGTACTTATCCCACGTCTGCAAGGTATGTATGTTGTCCTTTTGAAAccttatattttatttatgaaaatacgTTTAAACTTTAAAGTAAAGATTTATGAAAGTATTTTGGTCCTTGGTTTCATGAACCGGGTCGGTAAACTAGAAAACCGTGAAAATGAACCGTTTATGTCTCTATCCGGTCTACTTGTTTCGGTTTGTTGGACTGTTAGGTTGATTTCTACGGTTTTTGAATGAATACCCCAACTGGGGGTGTTAAGGAGTGAGTTGCTCGTAAGCTACTTGGCTTGATAAATCTCGTGTTGAGCCGAGCTTAAACACCTACTCGGCTTGATAAATCTCGTTTTGAGTCGAGCTTAAACACGCACGAGCCCACATTTATGCTTACAAgtctaaaaaaataatatttatctaCTTACATATTACCCatgttaattattaattattattatagaAATCCATGATAAATCACacatgttatttatttatttctattatttatttattttacttttttaacGGCAACTTTAAAATCACacatgttatttatttatttttattatttatttattttatttttttgaacgacaactTTGAATTACTCACAGATATTATGATAAAAAttgttaataaataataaacgaaCCTCAGCCGATTTTGAAAAACTTATTTACGAGCTGAGTAAAGCTTAGGCTCGACTAGACTCATTTACAACCTTAACCGCTAGTCTGCTACTAAGGAGGCTTTTAGCTTTTTTATCCAATTATACATTTTTACATGAATAAAAACTTGTACCAAATTTATCAAAACACAAACAATGTTAAATGCTTTTTATCTATAAACGAAATCTTAACGAAAACAATGAATTTAGAGTAAACCGTGTCCacgaggtttggtcacttttgacaCTTTAGTGCAAAACTCAAACCTCTTGAATCTGTGTCcttgtggtttcagttttgttgTTATTTTCATACATAATCAAAAGTTTTGTTGTTATTTTCATACAAAATCAAAAAGTTTTGTTGTTATTTTCATACAAAATCAAAAGCTTGTTAATTTTTTCAGTTAGCatctaatttttttttgtcttttctctccctttaatgaagggcaaaattgtattttaacgttttattacaacaaattaaaaaaataacaacaaaattgaaactttCACAACGTTTGAGTTTAAAGACTCTAGTATGTTGTACGGTTAAGTAGATACATTTTGGAAGTTTACTCATAAATTTATATTTTGTTACGTCAACTGTTTTGGTGAAAAGATTTAGTAGCCCCCCACATGTGATTTGTACAGTGTATATTGTACGGTTAAGTAGTGATGATGCTGTGAGACTTGAGCCTCTGCCCAATAAATTTGTCCGCATCGAACCCACCGACGACAAGACCTGGTCCACATATATAACCCATAATCACAACCGTTGGATCAACCCCAAATCACATTTTGAGATGTGTGTGCTAATCTTTTTAAATACTAAAATATTTGGTTTTTACCTTTAACTCTGGGGTTGAAAATTAAAGGTTTAGGGTTTAAGGTTAAAAACAACGTTAAAAGTTAATTATACAAATGGCCTATGTGGTTTGGCTTGGTTCACTTCGTTAGGGTTTAAGTTTTAAAAGTTGCAAGTTTGAGTTTTATGGGTCTATTTTTGTAAAAGGTTTGGAATCTAACGCTAACTTTTGTTGAATTTacataaaatgaccaaaatacccttgagTAAATGTGTGACGTGGACCAAACCACATAGTCCATTTTAAACTTTATTACATATTTATGGCTTTAACAATCGAATAAATCAACGAATAATATTGATGGGTATGCGTTACACATATCGTTATGTTATGCAGTGGGTCTACAAACACTCGTACACCGGGTTCTTCGTTTGGCAACACTCCGTCGACAACTGGTGGGTTAGGTGGTGGAATGGGAAACTTGGGTCCGTCTGCATCCGATGACATTAGCCATGGTGGGGTTAGGTTACATCAACAAACCAACATTTTCGGGTTTTTGGCTATTGTAGTTGCCGGAGTGGTGATGCTTGCTTGGGGTTAATGAAAAATGGGGTTTTGTATTTGTTTTTGGTGGTATGTTGGTGTCTCCTCCCTGATTTATGTGGAATATATGTAACATTTAGTGTAGGGTTTTTATTATTAGTTCTATTTTGATTTTCAATGGGTTATTTCTCGTTTCAAATTTTGCTAGTGGTGGTATCGGTCTCTTATTCGCGTAATCGCGTTCTTTGTTGGTTGTGTAATGAATTTGTTAAGTTCGTATAAAgacttattttttataattttgcgTAAAATTTTTACTAGATAATCAtacaattttttattttaaataaaaaatctaTCAAGTGACCATATTAACTTGTAAGTATTTGATCTTACATGCCTACATGATAAATGAGTCAGATGAATACACATAGAACTGTTTTGTTAACAAAACACTGATACGCAAAGTCTGATTatacctttttaaaataaatgataaaaatatattaataaagtACTCATATTAAAGAGTTAAAAATGCTCGATTT belongs to Helianthus annuus cultivar XRQ/B chromosome 5, HanXRQr2.0-SUNRISE, whole genome shotgun sequence and includes:
- the LOC110941908 gene encoding PLASMODESMATA CALLOSE-BINDING PROTEIN 2; amino-acid sequence: MAALLVSMLIIIISMAAQSSATWCVCKKGGQDKVLQQAIDYACGNGADCTQTHQGGKCFNPDTILDHCNYAVNSYFQNKGQAPGSCDFSGAAMVTTTDPSANGCTYPTSASGSTNTRTPGSSFGNTPSTTGGLGGGMGNLGPSASDDISHGGVRLHQQTNIFGFLAIVVAGVVMLAWG